In Leptospira sp. WS58.C1, a single genomic region encodes these proteins:
- a CDS encoding alpha/beta fold hydrolase, protein MKRTTISLMLLLLFLLDCRFLGIGSESLEDLKAKYTNSESKFAPIGDLNIHYRDEGQGPVIILLHGVCSSLHTWDVWAELLKSRYRVIRIDLPGHGLTGPPEDLEKLNLEEGVEVLNKFLEYLKVDSFYLVGNSMGGYISWNYVLKYPNKVQKLVLIDAAGYAQPMPPMIALGSNPIVSPFARYMLPSFMVEKSVDEVYGDPSKITPEIKTRYVDLSRREGNRQAYNYFFRTAREKFTDPKISEGIKSVKTPTLVMWGKEDHWLKLEYAQNWIKDIQNSKFITYEGAGHIPMEEIPEITAKDLVQFLTL, encoded by the coding sequence ATGAAAAGAACCACAATAAGCTTAATGTTACTTCTACTCTTTCTACTTGATTGTAGATTCTTAGGGATCGGCTCCGAGTCTCTAGAGGATTTGAAAGCGAAGTATACAAACTCTGAATCCAAGTTCGCTCCGATAGGAGACCTGAACATCCATTATAGGGACGAAGGCCAAGGACCAGTAATCATACTCTTACACGGTGTATGTTCTTCTTTGCATACCTGGGATGTTTGGGCGGAGTTATTAAAGTCTCGCTATCGGGTCATTCGTATAGATCTGCCCGGCCATGGACTTACCGGTCCTCCGGAAGATCTAGAAAAATTGAATTTGGAGGAAGGTGTAGAAGTTCTGAACAAATTTTTGGAATATCTAAAAGTGGATTCCTTCTATTTGGTGGGAAATTCCATGGGCGGTTATATTTCTTGGAATTACGTATTAAAATATCCTAATAAAGTCCAAAAGTTGGTATTAATAGATGCGGCCGGGTATGCACAACCTATGCCTCCAATGATCGCCCTAGGAAGTAATCCTATCGTAAGTCCGTTTGCACGCTATATGCTGCCAAGTTTTATGGTGGAAAAAAGTGTGGATGAGGTTTATGGAGATCCTTCTAAGATCACACCTGAGATCAAAACAAGATATGTGGATCTTTCGAGAAGGGAAGGGAATCGACAGGCTTATAATTATTTTTTCAGGACGGCTAGGGAGAAGTTTACGGACCCTAAAATTTCGGAAGGGATCAAATCCGTAAAAACTCCAACTCTAGTTATGTGGGGAAAAGAAGATCATTGGCTAAAACTCGAATACGCCCAGAATTGGATTAAAGATATTCAAAATTCTAAGTTTATCACTTACGAGGGTGCGGGGCATATTCCTATGGAGGAAATTCCGGAAATAACCGCAAAAGATCTGGTGCAGTTCCTTACGTTATAA
- a CDS encoding TetR/AcrR family transcriptional regulator, translating into MRTTPPSPIANRAEARREQILEAALDVFSEKGYHEAGIADIAGKLNIGHGTCYRYFKNKLDILHALVDRILLGLLEVVRKESPEKSNTIEEYRNQIKNIGWELFQLFSKDPRQAKIVFFEAMALDETVKRKVQLGIDKSARLTELYLKNGVKKGFLRKELDTRIASQAVNAMMFEGIRINLSSKVDSKFAKRWLEEMPTLMLEGMGKR; encoded by the coding sequence ATGAGAACAACTCCGCCTAGTCCGATTGCCAACAGGGCAGAAGCAAGAAGAGAACAGATCCTGGAAGCTGCATTGGATGTCTTCTCAGAAAAAGGGTACCATGAGGCGGGTATTGCGGATATAGCCGGAAAATTAAATATAGGCCATGGGACCTGTTATCGCTATTTTAAGAATAAATTAGATATCCTACATGCGTTAGTGGACCGTATCCTTCTCGGATTATTGGAAGTGGTGCGCAAAGAAAGCCCCGAAAAATCAAACACGATCGAAGAATATAGGAATCAGATCAAGAATATAGGCTGGGAACTATTTCAACTTTTCAGCAAGGATCCAAGACAAGCAAAGATCGTTTTTTTCGAAGCAATGGCCTTGGATGAAACCGTAAAAAGAAAGGTGCAGTTGGGCATCGATAAAAGCGCCAGGCTCACAGAGTTGTACCTAAAGAATGGTGTAAAAAAAGGATTTTTAAGGAAAGAATTGGATACTCGCATTGCATCCCAAGCAGTAAACGCAATGATGTTCGAAGGAATACGTATTAACTTATCTTCTAAAGTGGATTCTAAATTTGCAAAACGTTGGTTGGAAGAAATGCCCACCCTTATGCTGGAAGGAATGGGCAAACGTTAG
- a CDS encoding histidine kinase dimerization/phosphoacceptor domain -containing protein — protein MLSRSLKYVQSTAIVFLVASVYFLLGKFGESFGNFSDYASPIWPASGWGLVTPLLFGKVSFFGIFTGSFLYNCQIRHENFPGQELNVYFWAAILIACGSTLQSFTGTYLYKKFIPQLDLTKNPSFVLKFLWIETFVCIIAATIACSGLLLLGIIDLNSLFPTWIIWWMGDSLGVFVYFPFFLSWLGPGVARFRVHSWKESVGLVSFLILLGAGIFYFFTINKVPAYFPLSYLLIAVISLVSLRFGGRESSLVLIIVSFVAIIGTAQGHSYNFPASKEVSLLLLQSFLSAISIASLLALAVVKERMDTEEELFLSHQKLEKLVAERTQELDRSYRFLGASEAIYKGLFENVPIAILECDYSKVRRMLGELPRMSKKEFTKFLKTNPKFVSECYETVSVVDANKESVRLFESSSKEEVLFLARNFFRKGNDHYFKKLLTRIHFGARVLHTEVTLSTCSGKQFEASIRWSLAPEFEETFSSTIVTVAEITDKKQAERQLKSSLKEKEVMLKEIHHRVKNNLQVISSLFSLQSEYENDPKIHEAFAESQNRIQTMALIHDELYQSNDLGNVEFSGYSRRLVEKIRTAYKIGAETRVDVISSPIHLEISIAIPLGLALNELLTNSFKYAFPQNYSPSDGRPKIQVKLQKIEKIVLLEVSDNGIGLPNELDPIATHSFGLTLVQVLTKQLKGKLDFSSSKNQGANFQIRFELPN, from the coding sequence ATGTTATCTCGATCCCTAAAATACGTCCAATCAACTGCCATAGTTTTTCTAGTGGCTTCCGTTTATTTTCTTTTGGGAAAATTCGGAGAATCCTTTGGGAATTTTTCGGATTACGCCTCTCCTATATGGCCCGCATCCGGTTGGGGACTGGTCACACCTTTATTATTCGGAAAAGTTTCCTTTTTCGGGATATTCACAGGTTCCTTTCTATACAACTGCCAGATCCGACACGAAAATTTTCCGGGACAGGAACTAAACGTATACTTTTGGGCGGCGATTTTGATCGCCTGCGGTAGTACTCTTCAATCTTTTACGGGAACCTATTTATATAAAAAATTTATCCCACAATTGGACCTTACAAAGAACCCATCCTTCGTTCTTAAATTTCTTTGGATAGAAACGTTCGTTTGTATTATCGCTGCAACAATCGCATGTTCAGGGCTTCTACTTTTAGGGATCATCGATTTAAATTCTCTTTTTCCTACCTGGATCATTTGGTGGATGGGGGATTCTTTAGGAGTATTCGTTTACTTTCCGTTTTTCTTAAGTTGGCTAGGGCCGGGAGTAGCAAGATTCCGTGTACATTCTTGGAAAGAGAGCGTAGGACTCGTTTCCTTCTTAATTTTGTTAGGGGCCGGGATCTTTTACTTCTTTACCATCAATAAAGTACCTGCCTATTTTCCGCTTTCCTATCTTCTGATCGCTGTCATTTCGCTTGTTTCTCTCAGGTTTGGAGGAAGGGAATCTTCTCTCGTACTGATAATCGTTTCTTTCGTTGCGATAATAGGGACTGCACAAGGGCATTCCTATAATTTCCCTGCGTCCAAAGAAGTTTCACTTCTACTTTTGCAAAGTTTCCTTTCTGCGATCTCGATCGCTTCTCTTTTGGCACTCGCAGTTGTGAAGGAGAGAATGGATACTGAAGAGGAACTTTTCCTCTCTCATCAAAAATTGGAAAAGTTGGTCGCTGAAAGGACCCAAGAACTGGATCGTTCATATCGGTTTTTAGGAGCAAGTGAAGCGATCTATAAAGGATTATTCGAGAATGTTCCGATCGCAATTTTAGAATGTGATTACTCCAAAGTACGAAGAATGCTCGGCGAATTACCCAGGATGTCTAAAAAGGAATTCACTAAATTCCTAAAAACAAATCCTAAATTCGTATCCGAATGTTATGAAACGGTAAGTGTCGTGGATGCTAACAAAGAATCAGTTAGACTATTCGAATCAAGCTCGAAGGAAGAAGTCCTATTCCTTGCCAGAAACTTTTTTAGAAAGGGAAACGATCATTATTTTAAAAAACTTCTTACCCGGATCCATTTTGGAGCAAGAGTACTTCATACGGAAGTTACGTTATCCACCTGTAGTGGAAAACAATTCGAAGCATCCATACGTTGGTCCTTGGCTCCGGAATTCGAGGAAACATTTTCCTCTACTATCGTTACAGTCGCCGAGATCACGGACAAAAAACAAGCCGAGAGACAATTAAAATCCTCCTTAAAAGAAAAGGAAGTGATGCTGAAAGAAATTCATCATAGAGTAAAAAACAATCTACAGGTGATTTCCAGTTTATTTAGTCTTCAGTCCGAATACGAAAACGATCCAAAAATCCACGAGGCATTTGCGGAAAGCCAAAATAGGATCCAAACCATGGCGCTCATCCATGACGAATTGTACCAGTCCAACGATCTAGGCAATGTGGAATTTTCCGGATATTCCAGAAGGCTAGTGGAAAAGATCAGGACTGCGTATAAGATCGGAGCGGAAACAAGAGTGGATGTGATATCCAGTCCCATTCATTTGGAAATTAGTATCGCAATTCCGCTAGGGCTTGCATTGAACGAACTTCTCACGAATTCTTTCAAGTATGCATTTCCCCAAAATTATTCTCCTTCCGACGGAAGACCTAAGATACAAGTTAAACTCCAAAAAATAGAAAAGATCGTTCTTTTAGAAGTTTCGGACAATGGGATCGGTTTGCCAAATGAGTTGGATCCGATCGCAACTCATTCTTTCGGTTTAACTTTGGTCCAGGTTCTTACTAAACAATTAAAAGGAAAATTGGATTTTTCTAGCTCCAAAAATCAAGGAGCCAATTTCCAAATCCGTTTTGAACTTCCGAATTAG
- the pabB gene encoding aminodeoxychorismate synthase component I: MISYLFQNSKKPFIYLGEGFSEEGCLVLTEPNEILTTNRRSEARKFLLEIQNKISQGYHAAGWISYEAGELFLNPGNMEEVSENPLFWFGIFSEPKVLDLGEISEWESKYKDKGYSAKIGSGMDQKEYEKILRKIRNFLYEGDIYQVNFTFPLEIELEGSLGRLFFELRKKQPVPYEAWIHTGDSIPTQRDILSFSPELFWEKKSNQIRTVPMKGTRPRGKNSEEDQKLKLELFRSEKDRAENLMITDLLRNDLGRISLPGSVEVSKLFSIEEYPTVFQMTSEIRSKLSSDIKWTDILEALFPGGSITGAPKKRSSEIIQSLEKKRGVYTGGIFYLSPQKEISSIAIRTLEFLQDSSGQKRGRMGVGSGITINSDPNEEWEECWSKAKFLNDTKENFYLFTTTICKRRKIYFLNDHKERMRTSAKEFGFSWKEEGWESAVGEATGKINSDNNYKVKIILLSSGEFKSEVSEFDSGPKEGKVLFSGTSTDKKNRFFYHKTNIREIFSEGYESATSKGYIDRIYTNREGHLTEGAIHSIFLFLNREWITPSLEEGILPGVARKRWIKKLKAKERRISKEDLILASKIILVNSLRGVRRVTGVDFE, translated from the coding sequence ATGATTTCCTATCTATTTCAAAACTCCAAGAAACCCTTTATTTATTTAGGAGAAGGTTTCTCTGAAGAGGGATGTCTAGTTCTAACAGAGCCGAATGAGATTCTTACTACTAATCGACGAAGTGAAGCAAGGAAATTCCTCTTAGAAATTCAAAACAAGATCTCCCAAGGGTATCATGCCGCGGGTTGGATTTCCTACGAAGCAGGAGAATTATTTTTAAACCCTGGTAATATGGAAGAAGTTTCCGAAAATCCTCTTTTTTGGTTCGGGATTTTTTCCGAACCAAAAGTTTTAGACCTTGGGGAAATTTCCGAGTGGGAATCTAAATATAAAGACAAAGGTTATTCCGCAAAAATCGGATCCGGAATGGATCAAAAAGAATACGAAAAGATCCTTCGGAAAATCAGGAATTTTCTCTATGAAGGTGATATTTATCAGGTCAATTTCACCTTTCCCTTGGAAATAGAATTAGAAGGTTCTCTCGGAAGATTGTTTTTCGAGCTAAGAAAAAAGCAACCTGTTCCGTATGAGGCTTGGATCCATACAGGAGATTCTATTCCGACACAAAGAGATATTCTTTCATTCTCACCCGAACTGTTTTGGGAAAAAAAATCCAATCAGATCAGGACTGTTCCGATGAAAGGGACCAGACCCAGAGGAAAAAATTCCGAGGAAGATCAAAAATTAAAACTGGAACTTTTCCGATCGGAAAAGGACAGAGCGGAAAATTTAATGATCACCGACCTTCTTCGCAACGATTTGGGACGGATTTCTTTACCCGGTTCCGTGGAAGTTTCTAAACTATTTTCCATCGAGGAATACCCTACCGTTTTTCAGATGACTAGTGAAATACGTTCCAAACTTTCATCGGATATAAAATGGACAGATATTCTGGAGGCATTATTTCCGGGAGGTTCCATCACCGGAGCTCCGAAAAAAAGGTCTTCGGAGATCATTCAAAGTTTGGAAAAAAAGAGAGGAGTTTATACGGGGGGAATATTCTATCTGTCTCCTCAAAAAGAAATTTCTTCCATTGCGATCCGCACGCTCGAATTTTTACAAGATTCTTCCGGACAAAAAAGAGGAAGAATGGGAGTGGGTTCCGGAATTACGATCAATTCCGATCCGAACGAAGAATGGGAAGAATGTTGGTCCAAGGCTAAATTTTTGAACGATACAAAGGAAAATTTTTACCTTTTCACCACTACAATCTGCAAAAGAAGAAAGATCTATTTTTTGAACGATCATAAAGAAAGAATGAGAACATCCGCGAAAGAATTCGGTTTTAGTTGGAAAGAAGAAGGGTGGGAATCCGCCGTTGGTGAAGCGACAGGCAAGATTAATTCCGATAATAATTATAAAGTGAAAATTATTCTTTTATCCAGTGGAGAGTTTAAATCCGAAGTTTCCGAATTTGATTCGGGCCCCAAAGAGGGGAAGGTTTTATTTAGCGGAACTTCTACAGATAAAAAAAATCGGTTCTTTTACCATAAGACGAATATTCGGGAAATTTTTTCGGAAGGATATGAGTCTGCAACTTCTAAAGGTTATATTGATAGGATCTATACAAATAGGGAAGGTCATTTGACAGAGGGCGCTATTCATTCTATCTTTCTTTTTCTAAATAGGGAATGGATCACACCTTCCTTGGAGGAAGGAATTCTTCCCGGGGTGGCTCGTAAACGATGGATCAAAAAACTGAAAGCAAAGGAGAGAAGAATCTCGAAAGAGGACCTAATCCTCGCATCCAAGATCATTTTGGTGAATTCTCTTAGGGGGGTTAGAAGAGTTACCGGGGTAGATTTCGAATGA
- the thpR gene encoding RNA 2',3'-cyclic phosphodiesterase, producing the protein MRSFLGLTLPDPIKSDLEKICFGLEEIRWVSPENFHTTLVFLGELKSEEIEKVSEICNQISEKSFSLEIKGVGFFGNKFPEILYVGVTLSEELKKLQKVLESTLRREGFSIDKRDYKPHITIGRFKRTPEKRLDLYLNEFSGFQTDIVPVSEFHLFSSRSGANGQVYSVEESYPLLSE; encoded by the coding sequence ATGAGAAGTTTTTTAGGACTTACTCTTCCCGATCCTATAAAATCGGATCTGGAAAAGATCTGTTTCGGTTTGGAAGAGATCCGCTGGGTTTCTCCGGAAAATTTTCATACTACCTTAGTGTTTTTGGGCGAATTAAAATCCGAAGAAATTGAAAAGGTTTCCGAGATCTGCAACCAAATCTCCGAAAAAAGTTTTTCTTTAGAGATCAAAGGTGTAGGTTTTTTTGGGAATAAATTTCCCGAAATTTTATACGTGGGTGTGACACTTTCAGAGGAATTGAAAAAACTACAAAAAGTTTTGGAATCCACTCTCAGAAGGGAAGGTTTTTCGATCGATAAAAGGGATTATAAACCCCATATTACTATCGGCAGATTCAAAAGGACCCCTGAAAAACGTTTGGATCTTTATTTAAACGAATTCTCCGGATTCCAAACCGACATAGTTCCTGTGTCGGAATTCCATCTATTTTCTAGTCGCAGTGGAGCGAACGGTCAGGTATACTCGGTCGAAGAATCGTACCCTCTGCTTTCGGAATAA
- the aat gene encoding leucyl/phenylalanyl-tRNA--protein transferase, which produces MRDFSDFFADPRHSVEEVVGIGGDLKPDRLLYAYTRGIFPWADKPLLWFSLDPRAIFDLNVLHISSRVHRRIRQKKFTVTFNRAFEQVMRCCAFRTEEQTWITENFLQGFTNFHKEGYAHSVEVWDENGRLGGGVYGVAIGKFFAGESMFSFLPDFGKIGLYFLFEALKKDHFTLFDTQQMNPVTLNLGAYEIPKDKFLDRLSLAVAVPNKWVPPMDEI; this is translated from the coding sequence ATCCGGGACTTTTCCGATTTTTTTGCGGACCCTAGACATTCTGTGGAAGAGGTGGTCGGTATCGGTGGAGATCTAAAGCCGGATCGTCTTTTATATGCATATACTCGAGGCATTTTTCCTTGGGCAGACAAACCTTTGCTTTGGTTCTCTTTGGATCCGAGAGCTATCTTTGACCTAAATGTTCTTCATATTAGTTCCAGGGTCCATCGAAGGATCCGACAAAAAAAGTTCACAGTCACTTTCAATCGGGCGTTTGAACAAGTTATGCGTTGCTGCGCATTTAGAACGGAAGAACAAACATGGATAACGGAAAACTTTTTACAAGGTTTTACCAACTTTCATAAGGAAGGTTATGCTCATAGCGTAGAGGTTTGGGATGAGAACGGACGGTTAGGCGGGGGAGTATATGGGGTGGCTATCGGTAAATTTTTTGCCGGAGAGTCCATGTTCTCCTTTTTGCCTGACTTTGGGAAGATCGGACTCTATTTTCTGTTTGAAGCATTGAAGAAGGACCATTTTACATTATTCGATACCCAACAAATGAATCCGGTTACTTTGAACCTGGGGGCTTATGAGATCCCGAAGGATAAATTTTTGGACCGTCTGTCACTCGCTGTAGCCGTCCCGAACAAATGGGTCCCTCCTATGGATGAAATCTGA
- a CDS encoding AMP-dependent synthetase/ligase: MYKNLADMYLKAAESFGDRPAFWSKDEKKEYQPTTFKQLVDFGLSLSEALIDLGVKAREHIGVLADNRLEWIIVDAGVLFSGCANVPRGTDVTDSEMEYILTHSEASVVFLENDKMYEKFVKNKSKLKGVETVIIMDKDSKTKAKGVLHLYDLIETGKQLRAKGGHKTEKRIEGIKPDDLFTLIYTSGTTGMPKGVMLMHSNMVHQMEYVVPLILKKSLLREDDSMLSILPVWHIFERVVEYSAISLGISTFYTKVADLRNDLAKARPSFMASAPRVWESIYTGIYNKINDPKQTPPVRKFLFNTAYLFSKNFNAGVRFLTGKEVDYENRSIFKSLALGIKALGQVILFGPFTVSLISAVGYSYIKMYKPELAFLAPVLLTIAILGLIFNFKTLDAVVLSKIRQATGGRLRGTLSGGGALQRHVDNFFNDIGLLVLEGYGMTESAPVISVRHYDHPIIGSVGYVVPKTELQLRDDHGNVLTHINDQRQLLAGKLGVKGIVHIKGPQVMKGYYKNPETTKKTIVDGWLNTGDIGFINYKHTLTLTGRAKETVVLLGGENVEPVPIENRMDESPYIKQSMVFGQDQKVLGAIIVPDLEVLGPWLAQNGIQAKDIKDLIDNPKVIEFYKKEIREYNSTKHGFKSFELIQHVVIAQKPFEIGDELTNLLKMKRHVITEKYQKRIDKVYK; the protein is encoded by the coding sequence ATGTACAAAAATTTAGCAGACATGTACCTCAAGGCCGCCGAGTCTTTTGGGGACAGACCGGCGTTTTGGTCGAAGGACGAAAAGAAAGAATATCAGCCGACCACCTTTAAACAATTAGTAGATTTTGGCCTCTCTTTGTCCGAGGCGTTAATCGATTTAGGCGTAAAAGCCCGCGAACATATCGGAGTATTAGCGGATAACCGTTTGGAATGGATCATCGTGGATGCGGGGGTTCTTTTCTCCGGTTGTGCAAACGTTCCTCGAGGAACCGATGTAACCGATTCCGAGATGGAATACATCTTAACTCATTCCGAAGCTTCCGTAGTATTCTTAGAGAACGATAAGATGTATGAGAAGTTCGTTAAGAACAAATCCAAACTGAAAGGTGTGGAAACCGTCATCATTATGGACAAGGATAGCAAAACTAAGGCCAAAGGAGTTTTGCATCTTTATGATCTGATCGAAACGGGAAAACAGTTAAGAGCAAAAGGCGGACACAAGACGGAAAAAAGAATCGAAGGTATCAAACCTGATGATTTATTCACTCTGATCTATACTTCCGGAACGACAGGAATGCCTAAGGGTGTAATGCTTATGCATTCTAACATGGTCCACCAGATGGAATATGTCGTACCTTTAATCCTGAAAAAGTCATTACTGCGTGAAGATGACAGTATGTTATCTATTCTGCCTGTATGGCATATTTTCGAAAGAGTAGTAGAATACTCTGCGATCTCTCTCGGGATCTCCACATTCTACACCAAGGTTGCCGACCTCAGAAACGACTTGGCAAAAGCCAGACCATCTTTTATGGCCTCCGCTCCAAGGGTTTGGGAGAGTATCTATACTGGGATCTATAATAAGATCAATGATCCTAAGCAGACTCCTCCGGTCCGTAAATTCCTCTTTAATACTGCTTATTTGTTCTCTAAGAACTTTAACGCAGGAGTTCGATTCCTAACCGGAAAAGAAGTGGATTACGAAAACCGAAGTATCTTCAAATCGCTGGCTCTTGGGATCAAAGCTCTCGGTCAGGTAATACTATTTGGACCGTTCACGGTTTCTTTGATCAGTGCGGTGGGATATTCTTATATCAAGATGTACAAGCCTGAGTTGGCGTTCTTAGCTCCAGTTCTGCTTACAATCGCGATTTTAGGATTGATCTTTAACTTTAAGACTTTGGATGCAGTTGTTCTCTCTAAGATCCGCCAAGCAACGGGTGGACGTCTGAGAGGGACCTTATCCGGAGGTGGGGCTTTACAACGTCACGTGGATAATTTCTTTAACGATATCGGGCTTCTGGTATTGGAAGGTTATGGAATGACGGAAAGTGCCCCTGTGATCTCGGTGCGTCATTACGATCATCCGATCATTGGTTCCGTAGGGTATGTCGTTCCTAAAACTGAACTTCAGCTAAGAGACGATCATGGAAACGTCCTGACTCATATTAACGATCAAAGACAACTTCTTGCCGGTAAGTTAGGAGTAAAAGGCATCGTTCATATCAAAGGGCCTCAAGTGATGAAGGGGTATTATAAAAATCCTGAAACCACTAAGAAAACGATTGTGGACGGATGGTTGAACACCGGAGATATCGGGTTCATCAACTACAAACATACTTTGACCCTTACAGGAAGAGCTAAGGAAACCGTTGTATTATTAGGTGGGGAAAACGTTGAGCCGGTTCCAATTGAGAACCGTATGGACGAATCTCCTTATATCAAACAATCCATGGTTTTCGGTCAGGACCAAAAAGTATTAGGAGCAATTATTGTTCCGGATCTGGAAGTTCTGGGTCCGTGGTTGGCTCAAAATGGTATCCAAGCTAAGGACATCAAGGATTTGATCGACAACCCTAAGGTAATCGAGTTCTACAAAAAAGAAATCAGAGAGTACAATAGTACTAAACACGGATTCAAGTCTTTCGAATTGATCCAGCATGTAGTAATCGCTCAAAAACCTTTTGAGATAGGCGACGAATTGACTAACCTACTCAAAATGAAAAGACACGTGATTACCGAAAAATACCAAAAGAGAATCGATAAAGTTTATAAATAA